Proteins from a single region of Nerophis ophidion isolate RoL-2023_Sa linkage group LG08, RoL_Noph_v1.0, whole genome shotgun sequence:
- the ptpn11a gene encoding tyrosine-protein phosphatase non-receptor type 11 isoform X1, producing the protein MTSRRWFHPNITGVEAENLLLTRGVDGSFLARPSKSNPGDFTLSVRRNGAVTHIKIQNTGDYYDLYGGEKFATLAELVQYYMEHHGQLKEKNGDVIELKYPLNCADPTSERWFHGHLSGREAEKLLTEKGKNGSFLVRESQSHPGDFVLSVRTGDDKTDSSDSKQKVTHVMIRCQHDLKYDVGGGEKFDSLTDLVEHYKKNPMVETLGTVLQLKQPLNTTRINAAEIESRVRELSKLAEATDKVKQGFWEEFETLQQQECKLLYSRKEGQRAENKNKNRYKNILPFDHTRAVLNDGDPNEPGSDYINANIIMVVSPSMPDVDSKANSTKVKKSYIATQGCLQSTISDFWRMVFQENSRVIVMTTKEVERGKSKCVKYWPEMSALKEYGAMRVRNVRETAAHDYILRELKLSKVGQGNTERTVWQYHFRAWPDHGVPTDPGGVLDFLEEVNLKQESILDAGPIAVHCSAGIGRTGTFIVIDILIDVIREKGVDCDIDVPKTIQMVRSQRSGMVQTEAQYRFIYKAVQHYIETLQRRIVEEQKSKIKGREYTNIKYSLSDLTGGEQSPLPPCTPLPTPTCTEMRDDSSRVYENVGLMQQQKSYR; encoded by the exons ATGACATCTCGGAG GTGGTTTCACCCCAACATCACAGGCGTGGAGGCGGAGAACCTCCTCCTGACGCGAGGCGTGGACGGCAGCTTCTTAGCCAGACCCAGCAAGAGTAATCCGGGGGACTTCACACTGTCAGTACG GCGGAACGGTGCCGTCACCCACATTAAGATCCAGAACACGGGGGACTATTATGACCTCTATGGCGGGGAGAAGTTTGCCACGCTGGCTGAGCTGGTGCAGTATTACATGGAACACCATGGGCAGCTGAAGGAGAAAAACGGAGACGTCATTGAGCTCAAGTATCCTCTCAATTGTGCTGACCCGACCTCTGAGAG ATGGTTCCACGGTCACCTGTCGGGTCGCGAAGCGGAGAAGCTGCTGACGGAGAAGGGGAAGAACGGCAGCTTCCTGGTCAGAGAGAGTCAGAGCCACCCCGGAGATTTTGTTTTGTCGGTCCGCACGGGTGATGACAAGACGGACAGCAGTGACAGCAAACAAAAAGTCACgcatgtcatgatccgctgccag CACGACCTCAAGTACGACGTGGGCGGGGGCGAGAAGTTCGACTCCCTCACAGACCTGGTGGAGCACTACAAGAAGAACCCCATGGTGGAGACACTCGGCACGGTGCTTCAACTCAAGCAG CCTCTCAACACCACTCGCATCAATGCCGCAGAGATCGAAAGTCGAGTTCGGGAGCTGAGCAAGCTGGCAGAGGCCACTGACAAAGTCAAACAAGGCTTTTGGGAAGAATTTGAG ACCTTACAGCAGCAGGAGTGCAAACTGCTCTACAGCCGCAAAGAAGGCCAGAGGGCtgagaacaagaacaagaacagaTACAAGAACATTCTACCAT TCGACCACACACGGGCGGTCCTGAACGACGGCGACCCTAACGAGCCGGGCTCCGACTACATCAACGCCAATATCATCATGGTAGTATCTCCTAGCATG CCGGACGTGGACTCCAAGGCTAACAGCACCAAGGTGAAGAAGTCCTACATCGCCACTCAGGGATGCCTGCAGAGCACCATCAGCGACTTCTGGAGGATGGTGTTCCAGGAGAACTCTCGGGTCATCGTCATGACCACCAAGGAGGTGGAGAGagggaag AGTAAATGTGTCAAGTACTGGCCCGAAATGTCAGCCTTGAAGGAATATGGTGCCATGCGTGTTCGCAACGTAAGAGAGACGGCGGCACACGACTACATCTTGAGAGAGCTAAAACTGTCCAAAGTTGGCCag GGAAACACAGAGCGTACCGTCTGGCAGTACCACTTTAGAGCATGGCCTGACCACGGCGTCCCGACCGACCCTGGCGGCGTTCTAGACTTCTTGGAGGAGGTCAACCTGAAGCAGGAGAGCATCCTGGATGCGGGGCCCATAGCGGTTCACTGCAG TGCGGGTATCGGGCGGACGGGGACGTTCATCGTGATCGACATCCTGATCGACGTCATCAGAGAAAAAG GGGTGGACTGTGACATCGACGTGCCCAAGACCATCCAGATGGTGCGCTCTCAACGCTCGGGGATGGTGCAGACGGAGGCGCAGTACCGCTTTATCTACAAGGCGGTGCAGCACTACATTGAGACGCTGCAGAGACGCATCGTGGAGGAGCAG AAAAGTAAGATTAAAGGTCGCGAGTACACCAACATCAAGTACTCATTGTCGGACCTGACAGGAGGAGAGCAGAGCCCGTTGCCTCCCTGCACTCCTCTTCCCACGCCCACCTGCACAGA GATGAGGGACGACAGCTCCAGAGTCTACGAGAACGTGGGCCTGATGCAGCAGCAGAAGAGCTACAGATGA
- the ptpn11a gene encoding tyrosine-protein phosphatase non-receptor type 11 isoform X2 — protein sequence MTSRRWFHPNITGVEAENLLLTRGVDGSFLARPSKSNPGDFTLSVRRNGAVTHIKIQNTGDYYDLYGGEKFATLAELVQYYMEHHGQLKEKNGDVIELKYPLNCADPTSERWFHGHLSGREAEKLLTEKGKNGSFLVRESQSHPGDFVLSVRTGDDKTDSSDSKQKVTHVMIRCQHDLKYDVGGGEKFDSLTDLVEHYKKNPMVETLGTVLQLKQPLNTTRINAAEIESRVRELSKLAEATDKVKQGFWEEFETLQQQECKLLYSRKEGQRAENKNKNRYKNILPFDHTRAVLNDGDPNEPGSDYINANIIMPDVDSKANSTKVKKSYIATQGCLQSTISDFWRMVFQENSRVIVMTTKEVERGKSKCVKYWPEMSALKEYGAMRVRNVRETAAHDYILRELKLSKVGQGNTERTVWQYHFRAWPDHGVPTDPGGVLDFLEEVNLKQESILDAGPIAVHCSAGIGRTGTFIVIDILIDVIREKGVDCDIDVPKTIQMVRSQRSGMVQTEAQYRFIYKAVQHYIETLQRRIVEEQKSKIKGREYTNIKYSLSDLTGGEQSPLPPCTPLPTPTCTEMRDDSSRVYENVGLMQQQKSYR from the exons ATGACATCTCGGAG GTGGTTTCACCCCAACATCACAGGCGTGGAGGCGGAGAACCTCCTCCTGACGCGAGGCGTGGACGGCAGCTTCTTAGCCAGACCCAGCAAGAGTAATCCGGGGGACTTCACACTGTCAGTACG GCGGAACGGTGCCGTCACCCACATTAAGATCCAGAACACGGGGGACTATTATGACCTCTATGGCGGGGAGAAGTTTGCCACGCTGGCTGAGCTGGTGCAGTATTACATGGAACACCATGGGCAGCTGAAGGAGAAAAACGGAGACGTCATTGAGCTCAAGTATCCTCTCAATTGTGCTGACCCGACCTCTGAGAG ATGGTTCCACGGTCACCTGTCGGGTCGCGAAGCGGAGAAGCTGCTGACGGAGAAGGGGAAGAACGGCAGCTTCCTGGTCAGAGAGAGTCAGAGCCACCCCGGAGATTTTGTTTTGTCGGTCCGCACGGGTGATGACAAGACGGACAGCAGTGACAGCAAACAAAAAGTCACgcatgtcatgatccgctgccag CACGACCTCAAGTACGACGTGGGCGGGGGCGAGAAGTTCGACTCCCTCACAGACCTGGTGGAGCACTACAAGAAGAACCCCATGGTGGAGACACTCGGCACGGTGCTTCAACTCAAGCAG CCTCTCAACACCACTCGCATCAATGCCGCAGAGATCGAAAGTCGAGTTCGGGAGCTGAGCAAGCTGGCAGAGGCCACTGACAAAGTCAAACAAGGCTTTTGGGAAGAATTTGAG ACCTTACAGCAGCAGGAGTGCAAACTGCTCTACAGCCGCAAAGAAGGCCAGAGGGCtgagaacaagaacaagaacagaTACAAGAACATTCTACCAT TCGACCACACACGGGCGGTCCTGAACGACGGCGACCCTAACGAGCCGGGCTCCGACTACATCAACGCCAATATCATCATG CCGGACGTGGACTCCAAGGCTAACAGCACCAAGGTGAAGAAGTCCTACATCGCCACTCAGGGATGCCTGCAGAGCACCATCAGCGACTTCTGGAGGATGGTGTTCCAGGAGAACTCTCGGGTCATCGTCATGACCACCAAGGAGGTGGAGAGagggaag AGTAAATGTGTCAAGTACTGGCCCGAAATGTCAGCCTTGAAGGAATATGGTGCCATGCGTGTTCGCAACGTAAGAGAGACGGCGGCACACGACTACATCTTGAGAGAGCTAAAACTGTCCAAAGTTGGCCag GGAAACACAGAGCGTACCGTCTGGCAGTACCACTTTAGAGCATGGCCTGACCACGGCGTCCCGACCGACCCTGGCGGCGTTCTAGACTTCTTGGAGGAGGTCAACCTGAAGCAGGAGAGCATCCTGGATGCGGGGCCCATAGCGGTTCACTGCAG TGCGGGTATCGGGCGGACGGGGACGTTCATCGTGATCGACATCCTGATCGACGTCATCAGAGAAAAAG GGGTGGACTGTGACATCGACGTGCCCAAGACCATCCAGATGGTGCGCTCTCAACGCTCGGGGATGGTGCAGACGGAGGCGCAGTACCGCTTTATCTACAAGGCGGTGCAGCACTACATTGAGACGCTGCAGAGACGCATCGTGGAGGAGCAG AAAAGTAAGATTAAAGGTCGCGAGTACACCAACATCAAGTACTCATTGTCGGACCTGACAGGAGGAGAGCAGAGCCCGTTGCCTCCCTGCACTCCTCTTCCCACGCCCACCTGCACAGA GATGAGGGACGACAGCTCCAGAGTCTACGAGAACGTGGGCCTGATGCAGCAGCAGAAGAGCTACAGATGA